TTCTATATGTATGTCCTTCCTTCCGATATTCTACTACTCTCTTTCTATATTTTATATCATATCCCATTCTTTTACTTTACAAGATGATTAGACCTTTGGGAAGTGGGGTGGGTATAGTATGCGGAATTGGCGATGCTTATGGTTTTGGAAGAGATCAACGTACTATACTTGACTACATTGGTAGGATCATTGAAAGAAGAACGATGAGCCCCAATATCTTGTCGACTACGTTGCTGACGGTTGGCATGACCTTCAGAGTGCGGTTTTTTGCATAAACTCTTCTATGAAGATTTTAGGTAATCATCAATCATTTCTATATAATTTTCGTCAATAGAGGCATTCAGTAAAGCTTTTTCTTCGTATCAGGCGAAAATTAATTCAATATTTAATGATTATAAAATATCGCAAGGGCACAAAATGGAGCTTTTGTGCATTAGGCAAGTGATTATAACGTGAAGCAAATAGACAGAGAAGCGCAATGGATAGCGGAGGCCGACACTGGCGAATATGGAAATTGGATTGAGAATTTGGAACAGGTCTGAAATGTTGTATATCTATGTTCCCCTCTCTGTATGGGCCGCTTTACGCCTCACCCCATACTTCTCCTGCTTTGAGCCCCACGCCCCTCGCGATTGATAACTGATTTAATTTGCTTATATTTCAACAATCTGTTATAAAATAAACCTGTTTTTATGACCATGAGGATTGAGGAGTTTGATTATTTTTTACCTAAGGCGTTGATCGCCCAGCATCCCGAAAAAGAGAGGGCATCTTCCCGCCTTCTTGTCCTGAACAGAAAAAACGGGGCGGTAGAGCATAGAAGGTTCACTGATGTAACCGAGTACCTGCGCGAGGGTGATGTGCTCGTGCTCAACGATAGCAAGGTATTCCCTGCCAGACTGAAGGCTGTGAAAGAGACGGGCGGTGCAGTGGATATTCTTCTCGTGGAAAAACGGTCTGATTCTCGTTGGCTATGCCTAGTGAAAGGTATTAAGAAAGGGACAGAGAGGGCGTGGGTCTCCATAGGACCAAGACCTGTTGAACTGGCAAGGATTGAAAACGGAACGGCTTGGGAAATAGATTTTCTGTGTGACGGAGATAGCTTTGAGATTATAAGGGAGCACGGAACAATGCCCCTTCCAGGCTACATAAGAAGGAAGGGAGATTCTGACCTGGGCGATTTCGACAGATATCAGACAGTGTATGCAGACCCTATGGGGTCAATCGCGGCGCCCACGGCGGGCTTTCACTTTACGGTGGACCTGCTTGAGAAGCTTGAGAGAAAGGGCGTCTTCATAGTAAAAGTTACGCTCCACATAGGGATCGGGACTTTCCTGCTCCTTAAGACTGAGAATGTGGAGGATCATGCCATGCATCGGGAGTATTATTCTCTCTCCCCAGAGGCGAAGACGCAGATATCCGTGGCGAGAGAACAGGGAAGACGGGTTGTGGCATGCGGAACGAGTGCGGTGAGGACGTTGGAAACAGTTTATTCCCGGAACCGGAGTATCCCTCTCTCCGGGTTTACTGATGTTTTTATTTATCCCGGATATTCATTTAAAGCGGTGGGTGCCCTGATCACGAATTTCCACCTGCCTAGATCTACTCCTCTCCTGCTGGCGTCGGCGTTTGCGGGGCGAGATGAGATCAGACGGTGTTATGAAGAAGCGATTGAGGAGGGATACAGGTTTTACAGTTACGGTGATGCGATGCTGATAGTGTGACTGGCATGAAGGGGAATACAGACCCTTAACATTATTTTTCAGGCCTATGGCGAAGGCAGTCGCAAGTGGTTTTGAAGTTATGGAGACAATGACTATTCTTGAAGAGGACGGGTTTGCGCGGTTGGGCATCGTAGGTACTGCCCATGGAGACGTGGAGACTCCGGTTTTTATGCCGGTGGGTACCCAGGGGGCGGTAAAGGCGGCTGTCCACAGAGACCTGAAAGAAATGGGTGTAAAAATAGTCCTCGCCAATGCGTACCACCTCTATCTAAGGCCTGGTGACGGCCTGATAAAGGATTTTGGCGGCATACATAAATTCAGTGGGTGGGACGGCTCCGTATTGACCGACTCCGGGGGTTACCAGATTTTCAGTCTCGGGGTGCTCAGGGAGATCAAGGAAGACGGTGTATTGTTCCAATCCCATATAGACGGGTCCAAGCACTTTCTCTCACCAGAAAAGGCTATGGAGGTACAGGACAATATCGGGGCCGATATATGCATGTGCTTCGACGAGTGTGTACCTTATCCTGCGTCCTACGAGTACACGGAAGAATCGGTTGAGCTTACGTCCCGTTGGGCCGCAAGGTGCAAGGATGCAAAGAAGAATAATGGTACGCTCCTCTTCGGCATCGTTCAGGGGGGATTTTATGATACTCTGCGAGTAAAGTCCGCCCGTGACCTGGTAAATATGGATTTTGACGGGTATGCGGTGGGTGGTTTGAGTGTAGGAGAACCGAAGGCTCTCATGTGGGATATGGTCGACGCGACCACAGAGTACCTTCCGAAACATAAACCGAGATATCTTATGGGGCTGGGATTTCCCGAGGATATTGTCGAAGGGGTGAGGAAAGGAATAGACATGTTCGATTGCGTCATCCCGACGAGACACGCTAGGAACGGGAGCATGTTTACTTCCGCCGGCAGAATCAATATTAAGCACACGAAATATACGAGGGACGGCGCACCGTTGGATCCGGAGTGTGATTGCTACACATGCAGGAATTTCTCCAGAGCATACCTCAGGCACCTTTTCGTCTCTCACGAGCTCACCGGGTATTACCTCAATACCCTGCACAATATTTCATTTTACACCGGTCTTGTGAAGGACATGAGACAAGCAATAAGGGAAAAACGGTTCGAGTCATTTTATAATAATTTTAAAGAGAAATGGGAAGGAGGTGAGTTGCGGAATGAATATCGCGCATGCAATGGGTAATATGGGTGGAACGGGCCAGGGAGGTGGCAACCAACTGATGGCTTTCCTGCCCCTCATTCTTCTCTTTGCTGTTTTTTATTTTCTGCTTATACGACCTCAGCAGAAAAAAGCGAAGCAGCAGAAACAGTTCCTGGAGAACCTAAAGAAGGGCGATGAAGTTGTTACTTCGGGTGGCTTATATGGTAAAATAACCGGTATTACAGACAATACAGTAACGCTGGAGATTGCCGAGAAGATCAGGGTACGAATATTGAAAAGCTCAATAGTAATGTCAGTAGGGAAAGGAGAATAACGTGGCAAGGTATGAGAACATTATAGTTATTAACCCAGATTGTTCCAAGGAGGAAGAAAGCGAACTCCTTAAGAGAATCACAGGCAATATAGAGAAGACCGGGGCCGCCATAGCGAAGCTGGATGATTGGGGCGTGAGGAGACTGGCTTATCCCATCAAGAAGAAAGACAGAGGCCATTACTTTTTCTTCCTTTTGGATATGGCCGAAGATAAGGTGGCTGGTCTCGGCAAATTCTACAGGACTGTGGATAATATCCTCCGGCACATGTTCGTGGCTGTGGACGCGGCAAAAAAGGTTCTTGAGAAAGCACCGGACCATGTGGTCTTTGGTGATGTGGAAGCCGAGGCGCGTGAATAAGGTTTTTCTCACAGGGAGATTGAAGGTCAAACCTGAGGTGTTTTATACGCCAAAAGGCGAGAAGATCGTGCAGTTCCCTTTGTGGGTTGAGGACGATGCATTCAGTATTGATGTAGTGTATCCTGAACGCCAGGGGACGAGAGACCTGGCCCGGTTGAAAGGAAGTGTAGTCACCGTGTCGGGGGCATTGATGAAAGCAATGGACGGGCATGGTGCGATTAAATTAAAGGCCAATAAAATTATATGGATGGAGGAATAGATGCCAAGACCAGCAACAAGACCACGACATGATGGAGGAAAGAAAAGAGTTTATATGAGGAGAAGGGTGTGCAGGTTCTGTCAGGATCAGAACCTCGAGATTGATTATAAAGATCCGAAACTCTTGAAACATTTCATCACCGAGCGTGGAAAAATTATGCCGAGAAGAATGACTGGGACATGCGCGAACCACCAGAGAAAACTGAAAGAGGCAATAATGATGGCGCGACACATTGCCTTCCTTCCTTTTACCACACTTTCGAAATAGAAGGAGGCAATCAAATGAAGGTTATTCTGATCGAAGATTTAAAGGGTACAGGCAAGAAAGGTGAAATCGTCGATGTGAGAGACGGATACGGAAGGAATTTCCTTATCCCCAAAGGTCTTGCCCTCCCCGCCGTTGAAGGCAATGTCGCTAGGCTCGACCATATCGTGAAAAGTGCTGCAAATAAGAAAATAAGAGAGCTGAAGACCGCCGAGGAAATCAAGGCAAGGCTTGAGGAAATTACCGTTCACGTGAAGAAGAAAGTTGGAGTTGACGGGAAGCTTTTCGGTTCCGTAACCCACAAAGATATTGCCGTGGAGATCGGTAGCATCCTGAGCGTTCCAGTGGACAGAAAGCAGATAAGGATGGACGAAGTGATTAAGATGACCGGTGCTTACACTGTGGAAATACACCTTGGCCAGGGCGTGAACGCCGAGGTCAAGATCGAGGTAGAGGCGCAGGAGTAGAGTGAAGAAGAAATAAATGACCAAGACGCCGAAGCGCACCCAGGAGACTAAGTTCAGAGTTCCACCTCAAAATCTGGAGGCTGAGCAGTCTCTCTTGGGCGGGCTTTTGGTTGATGCGGAATCCATCAATAAAGTTGCCGATATTGTCGGTGCTGATGATTTCTACCGAGAGGCCCATTCCCGTATATACGAGATCATGCTTGATCTTTATGACAGGAATGAGCCTATAGACCTTATTACGGTCAGCGGCGCCGGAAAAGATAAAGGCCTCATCGATAAAATAGGCGGGATTACATATCTGAACACCCTAGTGGACCTCATGCCCAGCTCGGCGAATATAGCCCAGTACGCAAAAATGGTCCGGGAAAAGGCCATGCTCCGGAGACTGATGAATGTGGCCACCGAGATCATAGAAAAAGGGCATGACGCTGATCTGAGCGTGGACAGCTACATCGATGAAGCCGAAAAGATGATCTTTCAGGTTTCAGAGAATAAACTGAAGCCTTCTTTCTTTTCGGTGAGGGATATTGTTAAAGAGAATGTAAAGACCATTGAGAAGCTCTCACAGAACAAACAGGCCGTCATAGGTGTGCCCACAGGTTTCACCGATCTCGACAAACTAACAAGTGGTCTGCAGCCTTCAGACCTCATAGTGGTGGCAGGCAGACCAAGTATGGGAAAGACGGCTTTTTGTATGAATATCGCACAGTATGTGGGATATCTGGACAACGGTACAGAGCCAGTAGGTGTCTTTTCTCTTGAAATGTCAAAAGAGCAGCTCGTCACAAGACTCCTAAGTTCTGAATCCGAAGTAGGACAGTTGAAGCTCCGTACAGGAGCTCTTTCGGGAGCAGACTGGCAGAGACTAGCCCAGGCAGCGGGCAAGCTGTGCGAGGGCTCCATTTTCATAGATGATTCTCCGGGACTCACCGTTCTTGAACTACGTGCCAGAGCAAGGAGGCTAAAGAAAGAACACGGCCTGAGCCTGCTTATTATTGATTATCTCCAGCTTATGAAAGGAAGGAACAGCGCCGAACGGAGGGAACAGGAGATATCTGAAATCTCGCGGTCTCTCAAGGGGCTTGCAAAAGAGCTGAACATACCCGTCATCGCTATTTCGCAGTTGAACCGGATGGTCGAGCAAAGAGAAGACAGAAGGCCTAGGCTTTCCGATCTTAGGGAATCAGGTGCGATTGAGCAGGACGCCGATGTTATCATATTTATTTACAGAGACGAGGTGTATAATAGGAATATAGATGACAATAGAGGGATTGCCGAAGCTATAATAGGGAAACAGCGGAATGGACCGACGGATACCGTGAGGCTTGCGTTTCTTAACGAATGTGCCGCATTCAGAAACCTTTACGAGAAATGAACATTCCTAATATCTTATCCATCTTCCGCCTGGTTGTCACTGTCTTCTTCGTTCTGGCCGTCAATCAGGGAAGATATCGATTCGCGCTGGTTCTGTTTATCCTTCAGGGCCTAAGCGATCTCCTTGACGGGTTGCTGGCAAGAGTAATGAACAAAAAGACCTCTCTTGGCGCGTACCTGGATCCCATCGCGGACAAGGCCATGCTGTTGAGTGCTTACGTGGTCCTCTATTTTCATGGTACTATCCCCCTCTGGGTGGCGGCGGTAATCCTCCTTAAAGATACGATCGTGGCTACAGGGTTCCTGATTCTATACAGAATTTTCGGAAAAGTAAGGTTGGTTCCTAGTATGTTCGGAAAGACCAGTACCGCCCTTCAGATTATGACCGTAATCTATGTTCTTTGGTCCAGCGATACGATTTACGAACCTTACAATAAATTCTTTTTCTGGCCCATGATTATCTGCACGGTAGTTGCGGGATTGCAGTATGTGGTGAGAGGGGTGGCCATTCTCACTCGCCGTGAGCCTGCCTCCTGAAAGGCTGCCTTCCGCATAAGATCGTGGGGTCCTGTACCTTTTTTTGCTATGGTATGCAAACGCCTGTTTTTGGCTCCTGCACTCCCATTCCCTCTTGGCGGTTTCTGGTTACCCGTTTGCGGGCGCTACGAAAGACCACAGCTTTCATAGTGGCGTCGGCTGTCTTTTTCCTCATAACGCGAGAGCCTTAACTAAATATTATACAAGGCAGTTTGTTGCAGCGAGAAGAATTGGTCTGTAGAGGTAACAGCATGCCAAATACGAAGTGTAAGGTCAACCATAAGCTCTTGCCTGTGATACAATCTTGGTGCGCCATGTAAATCTACCGAGGTGATGGCGAGTATTGCTGTTCAACGTCAATAGTATGAGCTTTGCTCTGGTGGTAAGACATGACCAGTTGTCTGTGTAGAAAATGCAATTCTTGAGGTGCTTCACTTTGTCATAGAGGCGTCGGAAGGGTGCAGTATCACGACCGCTTAGTACCCAGGCCACGATTCTCTGTGTATTACGGTCAATGGCTTTGATGACCCAAAGTTTGTTTTTTTACTCCCGATAAAGTGCCACATTGCATCAAACTCCATTTGCCTGATTTCTCCTGATACTTCCGGTTCCGGCAGACTTTGTCCAAATCCATCGATAAACTAATGTGTAGCCCCATCATCCGAATAAGAACCTTTTGCCATCGCGTAAAGCAATATACAAAGCGCTTTCTTGACTGCAACCTTGATCATTGGTTCGCCTATCGCCTTCCCGAAAATTATAGTCGCATTCTTTGCAATGATACCGTTGCCTCCCTGCTACAATTCCATTCTTTACTGTTCGCTTCGCTCCACAGTTTTTGCATTCTGGTATAATATCTCATCTCCCGTATTTTGATAAGTACATGTGTTGCTGATCTATAGCTGATCTATATATAAGGGAATACACTCTATAACGATTTTAAAAAATAATTGTTCCGGATGGAGTGGACCGAGGTATCTGAAGGAAACTCCATTACCATATCAATGCTCAGTGCGCCTCACAGAAGAAACATCCCTTCCATCAAAGGGTCGCTAACTGGGCGCTTCGGGAGGAAAATGATTGACAGCCCTATTGATTAGTATTATAAAAAAGCGGAGATTTGCATGTCCATCAGAATCGGTATAAATGGTTTCGGTAGGATCGGACGGCTTGTTGCCAGAGCTGGTTTTGCGCATAGCGACCTTGAATTCGTTGCGGTGAACGATCTCACGGACGCAAAGACGCTAGGCCACCTCTTGAAATACGACTCAATCCACGGCATCTTGGGTGCGGAGGTAAAAACTACCGATAACTCCATTGCTGTAAATGGAAAAGAGATAAAGACGTATCAGATAAGGGATCCGGAAGCGTTGCCTTGGAAAGACCTTGGGGTTGACGTGGTACTTGAGAGTACGGGCAAATTTACCCATAGGGTGGGGGCTGAGAAGCATATCGCCGCAGGAGCGAAGAAAGTCGTCATTTCGGCGCCGGCCAAGAATCCTGATATAACATTTGTCCTTGGCGTAAACCAAGAAGTCTATGATAAGACAAAACATAACATTATATCCATGGGGTCATGTACCACGAACGGCTTGGCTCCTGTGGTGAAAGTGTTACACAACGAGTTCGGCATTGAATACGGTCTTATGACCACGATTCATGCCTATACCAACGATCAAGCGATCCAAGACGAGCCTCATAAAGATCTTAGAAGGGCAAGGGCAGGAGCTTTGTCCATGCTCCCCACCACCACCGGAGCCGCGAAGGCTATCTCAGAAATCATCCCGGAATTGGCGGGCAAGCTTGACGGCCTGGCCGTAAGGGTACCGATTCCCAATGTTTCCATCGTCGATTTTACGGCCACGTTGTCACGGCGCACAACAAGAGAAGAGGTGAATGAGAAGTTCCAGGAGTATGCGAACGGCCCCATGAAGGGCTATCTTTTCTGCACCAACGAGCCTCTCGTATCGAAGGATTACACCGGAAATTCAGCATTGAGTACCGTAGACCTTCCAAATACCATGGTTGTCGGCAACATGGTGAAGGTGCTCGCATGGTACGATAATGAGTGGGGTTTTTCGAGCCGTATGGTTGAACTTCTCTCCTTTATCATGAAATAGCGGGTATATTCAATAATTCATTTAGGAGCATAATTATGAAAAGCATAGACCAGGTAGACTTGAGAAGCAAAAGGGTGTTCATTCGCTGCGACTTCAACGTGCCCACGGATGACCAGGGCAACATCACAGACGATACGAGGATACGGGCACATTTGCGGACCATCGGCTATGCGGTGGATAAGGATGCAAAAGTTATCCTTGCGTCCCACATGGGGCGTCCCAAAGGGAAAAGAAATGATAAATATTCTCTGGAGCAAGTGGCCTTGAGACTTTCGGAACTTACCGGAAAACCTGTGACTTTCCTTGATGATTGTGTGGGAGAGCGGGTAGAGAAGGCCGTATCCGCAATGAAGGGAGGAGACCTTATAC
This sequence is a window from Syntrophobacterales bacterium. Protein-coding genes within it:
- the gap gene encoding type I glyceraldehyde-3-phosphate dehydrogenase encodes the protein MSIRIGINGFGRIGRLVARAGFAHSDLEFVAVNDLTDAKTLGHLLKYDSIHGILGAEVKTTDNSIAVNGKEIKTYQIRDPEALPWKDLGVDVVLESTGKFTHRVGAEKHIAAGAKKVVISAPAKNPDITFVLGVNQEVYDKTKHNIISMGSCTTNGLAPVVKVLHNEFGIEYGLMTTIHAYTNDQAIQDEPHKDLRRARAGALSMLPTTTGAAKAISEIIPELAGKLDGLAVRVPIPNVSIVDFTATLSRRTTREEVNEKFQEYANGPMKGYLFCTNEPLVSKDYTGNSALSTVDLPNTMVVGNMVKVLAWYDNEWGFSSRMVELLSFIMK
- the tgt gene encoding tRNA guanosine(34) transglycosylase Tgt, producing MTILEEDGFARLGIVGTAHGDVETPVFMPVGTQGAVKAAVHRDLKEMGVKIVLANAYHLYLRPGDGLIKDFGGIHKFSGWDGSVLTDSGGYQIFSLGVLREIKEDGVLFQSHIDGSKHFLSPEKAMEVQDNIGADICMCFDECVPYPASYEYTEESVELTSRWAARCKDAKKNNGTLLFGIVQGGFYDTLRVKSARDLVNMDFDGYAVGGLSVGEPKALMWDMVDATTEYLPKHKPRYLMGLGFPEDIVEGVRKGIDMFDCVIPTRHARNGSMFTSAGRINIKHTKYTRDGAPLDPECDCYTCRNFSRAYLRHLFVSHELTGYYLNTLHNISFYTGLVKDMRQAIREKRFESFYNNFKEKWEGGELRNEYRACNG
- the rplI gene encoding 50S ribosomal protein L9, with product MKVILIEDLKGTGKKGEIVDVRDGYGRNFLIPKGLALPAVEGNVARLDHIVKSAANKKIRELKTAEEIKARLEEITVHVKKKVGVDGKLFGSVTHKDIAVEIGSILSVPVDRKQIRMDEVIKMTGAYTVEIHLGQGVNAEVKIEVEAQE
- the rpsF gene encoding 30S ribosomal protein S6, giving the protein MARYENIIVINPDCSKEEESELLKRITGNIEKTGAAIAKLDDWGVRRLAYPIKKKDRGHYFFFLLDMAEDKVAGLGKFYRTVDNILRHMFVAVDAAKKVLEKAPDHVVFGDVEAEARE
- the yajC gene encoding preprotein translocase subunit YajC, encoding MNIAHAMGNMGGTGQGGGNQLMAFLPLILLFAVFYFLLIRPQQKKAKQQKQFLENLKKGDEVVTSGGLYGKITGITDNTVTLEIAEKIRVRILKSSIVMSVGKGE
- a CDS encoding CDP-alcohol phosphatidyltransferase family protein, whose translation is MNIPNILSIFRLVVTVFFVLAVNQGRYRFALVLFILQGLSDLLDGLLARVMNKKTSLGAYLDPIADKAMLLSAYVVLYFHGTIPLWVAAVILLKDTIVATGFLILYRIFGKVRLVPSMFGKTSTALQIMTVIYVLWSSDTIYEPYNKFFFWPMIICTVVAGLQYVVRGVAILTRREPAS
- the rpsR gene encoding 30S ribosomal protein S18; this translates as MPRPATRPRHDGGKKRVYMRRRVCRFCQDQNLEIDYKDPKLLKHFITERGKIMPRRMTGTCANHQRKLKEAIMMARHIAFLPFTTLSK
- a CDS encoding single-stranded DNA-binding protein, with protein sequence MNKVFLTGRLKVKPEVFYTPKGEKIVQFPLWVEDDAFSIDVVYPERQGTRDLARLKGSVVTVSGALMKAMDGHGAIKLKANKIIWMEE
- the queA gene encoding tRNA preQ1(34) S-adenosylmethionine ribosyltransferase-isomerase QueA, whose amino-acid sequence is MTMRIEEFDYFLPKALIAQHPEKERASSRLLVLNRKNGAVEHRRFTDVTEYLREGDVLVLNDSKVFPARLKAVKETGGAVDILLVEKRSDSRWLCLVKGIKKGTERAWVSIGPRPVELARIENGTAWEIDFLCDGDSFEIIREHGTMPLPGYIRRKGDSDLGDFDRYQTVYADPMGSIAAPTAGFHFTVDLLEKLERKGVFIVKVTLHIGIGTFLLLKTENVEDHAMHREYYSLSPEAKTQISVAREQGRRVVACGTSAVRTLETVYSRNRSIPLSGFTDVFIYPGYSFKAVGALITNFHLPRSTPLLLASAFAGRDEIRRCYEEAIEEGYRFYSYGDAMLIV
- the dnaB gene encoding replicative DNA helicase, producing the protein MTKTPKRTQETKFRVPPQNLEAEQSLLGGLLVDAESINKVADIVGADDFYREAHSRIYEIMLDLYDRNEPIDLITVSGAGKDKGLIDKIGGITYLNTLVDLMPSSANIAQYAKMVREKAMLRRLMNVATEIIEKGHDADLSVDSYIDEAEKMIFQVSENKLKPSFFSVRDIVKENVKTIEKLSQNKQAVIGVPTGFTDLDKLTSGLQPSDLIVVAGRPSMGKTAFCMNIAQYVGYLDNGTEPVGVFSLEMSKEQLVTRLLSSESEVGQLKLRTGALSGADWQRLAQAAGKLCEGSIFIDDSPGLTVLELRARARRLKKEHGLSLLIIDYLQLMKGRNSAERREQEISEISRSLKGLAKELNIPVIAISQLNRMVEQREDRRPRLSDLRESGAIEQDADVIIFIYRDEVYNRNIDDNRGIAEAIIGKQRNGPTDTVRLAFLNECAAFRNLYEK